The sequence GCTGGAGCCTACGGTGGACGCGCGCTGGCTGGCGGACGCCGCCAACGCGGCCGGCGCGGCGGCGTATTACCGCCCTGAGCGCCGCATCTACGACGAGCGCTCGCCGCGCCCGACAATCGAGATGTACCGCGCGCTCCTCACAAACCTGGTGGAGCAGGGCTTCTCCGGGCTGATGCTCGGCTACCTGCCCTGGCCGTTCGCGACAGAAGAGCACCGGCTGTTGCGGGAGCTTGCCCACCCGGACGCCTTCGCCCGCAAGAGCAAACGGTACCTCCTGCAGCCACGCGAGGGCGACCTTACGCCGCACCGCGTCCTGCCCGTGCAGATGGAAGAAGGCAAGACCGTGCGCGTCACCGTGCCGGTGGCGGACGACGTCGAGAGCGCGCGCCGAGACAAGGAGATGCGGCAACCGGTGCTGACGCTGCGCTTTTCGAGCTACTGCATCGAGGACGATATCGAGTTCCGCTTCAACGGCCGCGTCCTGGAACAGGAGGAGGCAGAGATCTCGGACGAGCGCGCGCTCGGCATACCGGTGCAGATGCGCAAGGGCATGCCGCTGGACGCGCCGACCGGAATGGCCGCGCACTGGTTCCGCTTCAAGCTGAAGCGGTCCGACGTCAAGCACGGCGACAACGTCATCGAGATCGAATCGAAGCGGCACAGCAAGAAGGCCGGCTTCAAGCGCCACCTGAACGGCGTCGAGATACACATGCGCTACACGGAGTACGTCCGCCCCGAGGGGTTCGACATGGAGCGCGTGGACGCGTACACTGGATAACAAATTCTTCTTACAGAAAAGAGATTCAAGGAGACACGATGAATCGCGAGGACATGAGGAAGCTGGTAGTCGGTGCGGTCGCCACGGTGCCCACGCCTTTCAACCCCAACAAGAACTTCGCCGTGGACTACGGTGTCATGGCGGACATGACCCGCTGGTGGCTGGAGAACGGCCTCGTGAAGGGCAAGGGCGTCATCAAGGTCGCTGCCTTCCTGGGCGAGGGGCCGCAGCTCCGCGAGAAGGAGTGGGAGAAGCTCATAGACACCGTCGTCAAGACGGCGAAGGGGCAGGCGGCGATCATGGCCGGCATCTTCCACAAGGACACCGTCCGCACTATCGAGGACGCCAAGCGCGCGCAGGACCTGGGCGTTATGGGCCTGCAGCTCACGACCCCGATGTTCAACGACCCCACCCAGGACGACCTCCTGCGCTTCTACGACGATGTGAACAGGGCGATCAACATCGGTATGCTGCTCTACAACGTGAAGTGGGGCCGCGGGACGAACACCTACGGCGTGGCGAGCGTGGCGACGATGAAGAAGATGGTGGACATGGAGAACTTCATCGCCGTGAAGTGGAGCAAGCAGGAGGGCGGCAAGTACGAGGACATCTTCGAGATCGCCGACAAGGTGAACATCATCGACAACGCCGGCACGCCCGGCCTGTGCTACAAGCTCGGCGGCAAGGGCTTCGTCAGCATGATCGCTGACGTGTACCCGCCCGCCGGGGTCAAGATTGTGGAGCTGCTCAACGCCGGCAAGTTCGAGGAGGCGCAGCAGTACCACGACACGATCAACGCGCCCTTCCGCGACTTCTACACGAAGGTGAACCAGCGCTCCGGCGGCCAGGCACGCATGTCCAAGGCGATGGCGGAGATAATGGGCCACCCCGTCGGCCCCATGCGCCCGCCCTCCCTGCCGCTCCTGGACAGCGAAAAGCGCGAGATGCGCGAAATCCTCGTCAAGCTCGGCTGGCCGGTAGCCAAGCAGGCGGCGCTACGGTAGGCCAATCACAGGCCCCGCGACGCGGGGCCTGTGCGCTCATATAAACGAGCGACCGGCGGCTACGGGCTAACATCCTCGATCTGCATGAGAGGGGCGGCCGTGATGTAGGACTCGTAGAGCTGCCAAATGTCGTCGTCGATCAGAACGCTCTTCGCCAACCACAAGTCGTCGATTGTGGCGTTCTTGAGATTGTCGGTATTCGTCCTATCCGTCTTCATCAGTGTGCCGATGCCGATCGCGAGGTTCGTGTTGAAGAGTGCGTGGTCGCTCGGAGTCGTGGTGGCAACAATTGTCCCGTTAACGCCAAGTTTTACCCCTACGTTCCGGTCATAGGAC comes from SAR202 cluster bacterium and encodes:
- a CDS encoding dihydrodipicolinate synthase family protein; the encoded protein is MNREDMRKLVVGAVATVPTPFNPNKNFAVDYGVMADMTRWWLENGLVKGKGVIKVAAFLGEGPQLREKEWEKLIDTVVKTAKGQAAIMAGIFHKDTVRTIEDAKRAQDLGVMGLQLTTPMFNDPTQDDLLRFYDDVNRAINIGMLLYNVKWGRGTNTYGVASVATMKKMVDMENFIAVKWSKQEGGKYEDIFEIADKVNIIDNAGTPGLCYKLGGKGFVSMIADVYPPAGVKIVELLNAGKFEEAQQYHDTINAPFRDFYTKVNQRSGGQARMSKAMAEIMGHPVGPMRPPSLPLLDSEKREMREILVKLGWPVAKQAALR